One Peromyscus leucopus breed LL Stock chromosome 4, UCI_PerLeu_2.1, whole genome shotgun sequence genomic region harbors:
- the Id1 gene encoding DNA-binding protein inhibitor ID-1 isoform X1, which translates to MKVASGSAAATAGPSCSLKAGRTAGGAGEVVLGLSEQSVAISRCAGTRLPALLDEQQVNVLLYDMNGCYSRLKELVPTLPQNRKVSKVEILQHVIDYIRDLQLELNSESEVGTAGGRGLPVRAPLSTLNGEISALAAEAACVPADDRILCR; encoded by the exons ATGAAGGTCGCCAGTGGCAGCGCCGCGGCCACCGCGGGCCCCAGCTGCTCGCTGAAGGCCGGCCGGACCGCGGGCGGTGCGGGCGAGGTTGTGCTCGGCTTGTCGGAGCAGAGCGTAGCCATCTCGCGCTGCGCCGGGACGCGCCTGCCGGCCCTGCTGGACGAACAGCAGGTGAACGTCCTGCTCTACGACATGAACGGCTGCTACTCACGTCTCAAGGAACTGGTGCCCACCCTGCCTCAGAACCGCAAAGTGAGCAAGGTGGAGATCCTGCAGCACGTTATCGACTACATCAGGGACCTGCAGCTGGAGCTGAACTCGGAATCCGAAGTCGGGACAGCCGGAGGCCGGGGGCTGCCCGTTCGGGCTCCGCTCAGCACCCTGAATGGCGAGATCAGTGCCTTGGCGGCCGAG GCGGCATGTGTTCCAGCCGACGATCGCATCTTGTGTCGCTGA
- the Id1 gene encoding DNA-binding protein inhibitor ID-1 isoform X2 has product MKVASGSAAATAGPSCSLKAGRTAGGAGEVVLGLSEQSVAISRCAGTRLPALLDEQQVNVLLYDMNGCYSRLKELVPTLPQNRKVSKVEILQHVIDYIRDLQLELNSESEVGTAGGRGLPVRAPLSTLNGEISALAAEVRRHVFQPTIASCVAEATH; this is encoded by the exons ATGAAGGTCGCCAGTGGCAGCGCCGCGGCCACCGCGGGCCCCAGCTGCTCGCTGAAGGCCGGCCGGACCGCGGGCGGTGCGGGCGAGGTTGTGCTCGGCTTGTCGGAGCAGAGCGTAGCCATCTCGCGCTGCGCCGGGACGCGCCTGCCGGCCCTGCTGGACGAACAGCAGGTGAACGTCCTGCTCTACGACATGAACGGCTGCTACTCACGTCTCAAGGAACTGGTGCCCACCCTGCCTCAGAACCGCAAAGTGAGCAAGGTGGAGATCCTGCAGCACGTTATCGACTACATCAGGGACCTGCAGCTGGAGCTGAACTCGGAATCCGAAGTCGGGACAGCCGGAGGCCGGGGGCTGCCCGTTCGGGCTCCGCTCAGCACCCTGAATGGCGAGATCAGTGCCTTGGCGGCCGAGGT CAGGCGGCATGTGTTCCAGCCGACGATCGCATCTTGTGTCGCTGAAGCGACGCACTGA